ACAACAGTAGCGGGTGAGTGGAAGCAGAAGCACTCTGTTCCAAAATGTGCATTTTGCTTGCTTTGTGTTGACGTAACAGGGTTAAGTAAACCAGCTTTGTAATAGGGattcagttgtttttatataataatttaaatgtttatccgAAGAATTcccctttttttacattttattatatttttacattaacgtTACATACAAGTTAACAAATCGCTAAAATAACCAAATGATTGAGTGAGTTAATTGCTAAGTGTATTTTTGTTTAGGACTTAAGAATGGAGAGGCCCAGTCTCTCCTGCTTTATATCAGACCATGAAGGTTTCCATGGGACCATAAAACAGTCACCCCAAGACTTTGTGGTTATTGAGATAGACATCAATGGACAACTTGTTAACAGTTCTAATGTTCAAGAAGAACTTAGGAAAAGTCCTTCTCGATCAAGTCAGGCTAGCAAAAGGGATGATAAATTAAAGCAGTCTAAACCAGATGACACTGACATTTTAAATCAGGATTGCTTTGATCTGAATATAATCTTGGGTCCAGCTGTGAACCAAGAGTTGGAACATTTCACTAACAAAGTGAGAGTAAGAGCTGGTGAGCAAGAAAAGGTGGAACTGTCATTGGGTACTTATCCTGATAAACACCTGAGAGCTGTTGTCCATAGAGCAGTACGATACAACTTCCCCTTCCTCCAGACGGTGACCAACCAATCAGAAATTCGGGTCAGAGAGGACCCAGACTTCAAGGAGCTTGCGAGCTTAGCCTCTGAGGGAGAAGCTGAGGAGTTCTTCAGGTTCATCGATGCCAAAGTACCTGGTTCTGCGTTCACTTTCCTGCCAGATGACAGCAAGGAGCACAGAACCTCAGTTCACCATTTTGTTAGCAGGCGGTTTGGAAAGCTTGTGGAAACCAAGAGCTTCACAGACCAGCAGAGGACTTCTATCACAGTGAGACTAAGAGAGAGAAGCAAACACCCCAAAAAGAGAGCAGCGGATTCTCAAGAGGAGTTGATATTATACACCGGTGAGCAGAGAAAACATTTTATAGCATCATGTAAAGCTGATAGTCTATGGAAACCTGCCTAAAATGTAAAACGTCTTTCCTCCTCAGCTTTCACACTGAGAAAGGAGAACTTGGAGACTTTGGAGGCCATCAGCTATATGGCTGCTGTACTCGGAGTGCTTCCGTCTGATTTTACCTACGCAGGAATCAAAGACAAGCGAGCCATCACCTACCAGGCCATGGTGGTGAAAAAGATCTCTCCAGAGCGGTAAACGCACCATTAGCCAATTAGTCCATTATCTAATGTTCGGTCGATTcccattatttatttcttctcttttcttgAACCTAATGAAATAAGTGGGTAAGTGGAAATGTCCGTTTTTGTTGCCATTTTTCTGCTCGGAAAATATTCTCTTTCTTACCTTAACTACtagaaaaaagcaacaacaacaaaataatattttaaaatgaattacattGTATTTAAAAGTGGAGAGCGAAAAATAAATAGAATCAAAGCTATGTTTAACTTTTGGAGTCACATTTTATCTTTAGACATTTGGGTACTGTAACTAGCACAATTAATGAATCAGAAGGCATCAGAAGGTTTAATCAATAagtagatatatttaataattctaTTGGCAGGTTGCTGGACAAAGTCTCCGAGTTTGAGCGGAGGGGAATGCAGATCTCTCGCGTCCGTCCTGTGTCTGAACCCCTTAAACTTGGCAGACTACAGGGCAATCATTTTGATCTTGTCATCAGAGACCTGAAGCCTCATGATAAACATGGAGTTAGAGGACCGCAGCAGCTTGTAAAAGAGGCAGTGGAAAATGTGAAGGTAAATATACGTTCACcagtatttaatgaataaatggcGTAGACACACCGCtacaaaaatgattttgtttttacagaACAGAGGCTTCGTAAATTATTATGGTCCCCAACGGTTTGGAAGTGGATCATGTGTCCAAGCAGACCAAGTAGGACTTGAGCTCTTGAAGGAGAAAATGGTACCAGTTCATATCATTAATTTCCATTTAACATCTATATTTGTTGCTTTTGTTAAAAAGTCCTAAAGCCTTTGTCTTTGGACAGGAGGCTTCTGTTAAGCTGTTCTTCACTCCAGAGGAGGGTGAAGATCTCCAGAACAAGGCAAAACGTCATTTTCTTCTCACTGGTGTGTGCTGGGATTTCTCTGATTGTGAAGCTTGTGATAGTACaccaaaaaatgcaaatgtgGTCACCGTGTGTTGATTcttcatgtcgttcaaaacccatTTGACTGACTTTGCATACAGTTCCTATACATCCAAGAACATCTAACATTTTCCGGATCTCTCTCTTTAGGGAATGCCAAGGAGAGTTTGGCTCTCATGCCAGCTTACAAAGCCAGAGAGCGGCTTATGCTCCGTGCGCTTCACAGGTACGGCAGCGGACAGGAGGGTTGCATACGTGGCTGGCTCAGTTTACCCCACAGCATGAGGGTCTTCTACCTCCACTCTTACTGTAGCAGAGTGTGGAACGAAGCCGCCAACTACCGGCTCCAGAAACTGGGCTTTAAGCCTGTCCAGGGAGATCTGGTTTGGGCTGGATCTGAAAAGGGACTCAAAGACACCACAAAGGAACTGAACACTCCACAGGTGAGGAAATTCGTTAAGTTAgtgtttggggggaaaaaaaacaatacattttatttgaagtcATTTCAATtgtagtagtatatatatatatatatatattagtggtgggacgttatcgccgttaacgtgctgcgttaacgcgagactcttatcgggcgataaaaaaaatatcgccgttaatctattctcaaagttgggttgagagctgggtctatactaagcaagctatgatgactttcaccttgatattttatataactgactcgctgaggacagcctaaaaagatgctcaggacagttgatgggccactgctgcgcaatgtcatgaaagcttatctttctcacgtgttgttaagccttactgcttgtcgatttaaacattaaagcatccaaacacaagacgcggaaaagctgaacagagtaatGTTCAGCtctgcgcacgagagagagagagagacgcttaTCACGGACAGccacactgaaccgagctctcttctgcgaagttcacctcgaagttcctcctgcacccgaacgaacaaatacaaatcgcagtttgaacaaaaaaaaaaattgtgaaagagcccaattcaacaccacggtgttctggtgttctggtgttcagggctcgcgcagagaaaggcgtctcaaaacactggaacatcgaatttgcttatttttgctcttgtgctcacaaatacatacaaaatatgtcaaaatatccaccttggaaattatgctcgaaaaaactgtcagttatttcttaagtgaaagtaaacagttgaggaaaaatgggatgtgtattatattggatgcgttcatcgtctcttaaagtgaccgggcctaatttagcgactggctgctgtaatgttaatccaagaaaattaaaatgtaaatcactcactgctcttgactgaatttctttgtagttttaacagtcaaaccaaaaattattcagaaaccagatataatttttgagatatatagcaaaactgtaataatgtgagaaatgttgaaggtgtctgaataaatgtaggtttgattgtatatttcatttttacattgaagactatccagagctattatttggtttctgtaccttgacacctacaaacttggaaaaaaaaaaaaacgtaaacattggtgtgaaacaggagtaatgttgtttgcaccttgtgcaatgtggaattagtttacagctttttcaagcactttgtgatgcattttggaaacaggagatgagccccttttctaatgcaccacctagcttgattaaccccttctcaaagacttactgtttgtcaattttatttgggtaacacacatattctgaatgccgacgacagaattcgaatgagccattttaatctagattaatctagattaatttcaaaatcacagtgagattaatctagattaaaaaaattaatctatgcccacctctaatatatatatatatatatatatatatatatatatatatatatatatatatatatatatatatatatatatatatatatatatatatatagggtgtaTCTATCTATATGAAAATATCAattatagatagatggatataaAATATGTCATTTATGGACTTTTGTTGTAATTGCTTTTAATTTCTATGTTATAGGTCCATGTTGTAACCTCTGAGGAGGAGAAGGATGAAGTTTTTTCACTAGACCAGGTTCTATGTTCTGCTGTCTCCTTTCTTCTGACTGTGTCTGCTCTGCTGACCCTTACCCTTCAGTCCCTTATGGTGTTTCTGCTTAATTGCTTCTAGGTAATTCTTCCGATGCCAGGAAATAGTGTCAAATACCCTGAAAACTTGCTGGGCCAGTGGTATCATGACCGACTGGCTCAGGATGGCTTGGGGCAATGCCGTTTTAGAGTGACTCCCCTTAAACTCAATGTCCCGGGATGTTATCGCCCCCTACTCGCAAAGCCACAGAATATTACCTACAGCCTGCGGACCGCAGAGGAGCAGCAGGGTCAGTCAGACGAGACTGGCACACCCAGTCTATCACTAGCCTTTGATCTGGATACGTCCTGCTACGCTACTGTGTGTCTCATAGAGATAATGAAGAGCAATCTTTCACAGTGACAgtgattaaaaatgtttacagACTAAATAATGTGGATCTTTGGTAACGTCAAATATAAGGGCTGTTTTGTTCCATATTATGTAAATGACTACAAGGACTACCTATCATAAAGCATTTGTGCCTTCACTTGCAAGAAAAGAAGAGGATCTTCTGTGCCAGTGTAATTGATGAGGAGGATGTGAGCAATCTATCTGGAACTCTTGATAGGCCTTGAAGATGTACATGcaaagatttaataaaaatcttATTGACAAATCTCCTGATTGTTTGGTTGTGCTTCAGTAATTGAATATTTCAGCTTCATGCATTTAAACACATAACTGACATTTGACATACTGTATGGCTTGTTAAAAACTGATCGGAATATTTGATCTCATTTGGGAGAATGTCACTCATGATTCATTTCTGAATAATCAGGTAATTTCAGCATGACCTGTGAAATCTCATGAAAAACACCCCAAAACAATTAATTGCAAACTCAGAGGATAACTTTGACTTTAATATGttgataaagctttttttttttaaatcttggtgTTCTGAGTTCAACTCCCACTATTGCTTAAGTTAAATTTAACAAGGTATTCGAAATGTCCCTGTTGCATGTTGAGAACACAGTGATTTAGTGGTTAGGTATGCTATTTAGATCCGGTTATAATTAGGACTTGGGTTCAAATCCCACACTTGTTAAGGCTTTCCattattttaacctgttaactgtcactcacgtttttgaagatagacatgaatgtgcatgatacaaacatacatttttataattcatgactgaaaacattttgtaacatgattttgatgtgccatttacatggtaatgcaatgtctgattttaaaatgggttttgaaggatgaattttgagattttgtgttttcaagtgatatataacttctgatgatttctaaaatgtgatagagaaaaaggcaacgaggaagtcttttttttaaacaaaggtcaaagctccttttgtaatgtagatttctgagggtgcactcttgtcataaattcatctattccttttcctacataatttttaacaaaaaatattggtaaaatatatatttgggagtcatAGACCTTTCCAactatatatagtttgtcaagattagattagatttgattgtaatatagtatagtcaacgtaggcgtcccgtatacgggacggggtgacatttaacaggttaaacaaaGCTCTCACTAAAACCTTGTCCAAAATACTTATCAAACTCCCAGATTCAATGGCTCAGAAGAATAtgttttatctttctgtctgGGAGATCCCACAAGGGTTTACTTGAAACCGTTTTCATTAAATCAAATGAAGCTCTCTGAATGGATGTTGCTGTTGTGAATGCTATAGTGGTTAAACACCAGTCATTTGAGATAATGCTGCGACTGAGACATCAGTTCTAAAGCTCAATGCTTTTCTTCATATCATACACAACACTCAAAAAAATCTGCCCAAAAGATCTTTTATCTCACAAGACTCAGTGGGTTAGGAGATACATTTTCGTTCAAATCCCACAATTGGTAactttaaaattgttattaaattgAATGACGTTCAGAGTTTATAGCTTCAGTGGCTCAGTTGATAAAGCATTGTTTAATCTGGGATATGTGGACTCAAACCCCACTACTGCTTACTTGACATTGATCTCAAACAAAAAACTCACTCAAATGCCAGAACACAATGAGGAATACATGGTGGGTAAGTCAATAAACACACATTCTCTGAGGATGAGCTTGAGACAAACCTTCACTCCACAGACTCAGTGGCTCTGGAGATAAAGCATTGTCT
The genomic region above belongs to Carassius auratus strain Wakin unplaced genomic scaffold, ASM336829v1 scaf_tig00014694, whole genome shotgun sequence and contains:
- the LOC113074451 gene encoding pseudouridylate synthase 7 homolog-like protein, producing the protein MERPSLSCFISDHEGFHGTIKQSPQDFVVIEIDINGQLVNSSNVQEELRKSPSRSSQASKRDDKLKQSKPDDTDILNQDCFDLNIILGPAVNQELEHFTNKVRVRAGEQEKVELSLGTYPDKHLRAVVHRAVRYNFPFLQTVTNQSEIRVREDPDFKELASLASEGEAEEFFRFIDAKVPGSAFTFLPDDSKEHRTSVHHFVSRRFGKLVETKSFTDQQRTSITVRLRERSKHPKKRAADSQEELILYTAFTLRKENLETLEAISYMAAVLGVLPSDFTYAGIKDKRAITYQAMVVKKISPERLLDKVSEFERRGMQISRVRPVSEPLKLGRLQGNHFDLVIRDLKPHDKHGVRGPQQLVKEAVENVKNRGFVNYYGPQRFGSGSCVQADQVGLELLKEKMEASVKLFFTPEEGEDLQNKAKRHFLLTGNAKESLALMPAYKARERLMLRALHRYGSGQEGCIRGWLSLPHSMRVFYLHSYCSRVWNEAANYRLQKLGFKPVQGDLVWAGSEKGLKDTTKELNTPQVHVVTSEEEKDEVFSLDQVILPMPGNSVKYPENLLGQWYHDRLAQDGLGQCRFRVTPLKLNVPGCYRPLLAKPQNITYSLRTAEEQQGQSDETGTPSLSLAFDLDTSCYATVCLIEIMKSNLSQ